Proteins found in one Choloepus didactylus isolate mChoDid1 chromosome 3, mChoDid1.pri, whole genome shotgun sequence genomic segment:
- the QDPR gene encoding dihydropteridine reductase isoform X3: MVENEEASASVIVKMTDTFTEQADQVTAEVGKLLGDEKVDAILCVAGGWAGGNAKSKSLFKNCDLMWKQSIWTSTISSHLATKHLKEGGVLTLAGAKAALEGTPGMIGYGMAKAAVHQLCQSLAGKNSGMPAGSAAIAVLPVTLDTPLNRKSMPEADFSSWTPLEFLVETFHDWISGKNRPSSGSLIQVVTTGGKTELTPAYF, encoded by the exons ATGGTGGAGAACGAAGAGGCCAGTGCTAGCGTCATCGTGAAAATGACAGACACCTTTACCGAGCAGGCCGACCAG GTGACTGCTGAAGTTGGAAAGCTCTTGGGTGATGAGAAAGTGGATGCAATTCTTTGTGTGGCTGGAGGATGGGCTGGGGGCAATGCCAAATCCAAGT ctCTCTTTAAAAACTGTGACCTGATGTGGAAACAGAGCATATGGACGTCCACCATCTCCAGCCACTTGGCCACCAAGCACCTCAAAGAAGGAGGCGTCCTGACTCTGGCTGGTGCCAAGGCTGCCCTGGAAGGGACTCCTG GGATGATTGGCTACGGCATGGCGAAGGCTGCCGTTCACCAGCTCTGCCAGAGCCTGGCTGGGAAGAACAGTGGCATGCCGGCTGGGTCTGCCGCCATCGCCGTGCTCCC GGTTACCCTGGATACCCCGCTGAACAGGAAGTCGATGCCAGAGGCCGACTTCAGCTCCTGGACGCCCCTGGAGTTCCTAGTGGA AACCTTCCATGACTGGATTTCAGGGAAAAACCGACCGAGCTCAGGAAGCCTCATCCAGGTGGTGACCACGGGAGGGAAGACGGAGCTCACCCCGGCGTATTTTTAA